A genomic segment from uncultured Vibrio sp. encodes:
- a CDS encoding DUF445 domain-containing protein, which yields MNKSLLTNVLAIILMGAGHQLQNNYLWYAGLFAFSGAITNWLAIHMLFERVPGLYGSGVIPARFEEFKLAIKNLMMEQFFTEANIDRFLNKEMAGGASINLQPVINKVDFNPAFDSLVEVIEGSQFGGMLAMFGGAEALQPMKQPFVEKMQASLVELSQSDSVKEALKEQFESPAMMEEIKLNIESIIDQRLSELTPALVKEMVQKMIKEHLGWLVVWGGVFGGLIGVLTTLISS from the coding sequence ATGAACAAAAGTTTGTTAACCAATGTCCTCGCAATCATATTGATGGGTGCTGGCCATCAACTTCAAAACAACTATCTTTGGTATGCAGGTTTGTTCGCCTTCTCCGGCGCTATCACCAACTGGCTTGCCATTCACATGCTATTTGAAAGAGTACCCGGGTTATACGGCTCTGGTGTCATTCCAGCACGATTTGAAGAGTTCAAACTCGCGATCAAGAACCTGATGATGGAACAATTCTTTACTGAAGCCAATATCGACCGATTCTTAAACAAAGAGATGGCGGGGGGGGCAAGCATTAACCTTCAACCTGTGATTAACAAGGTAGATTTCAATCCTGCTTTTGATTCTTTGGTGGAAGTAATCGAAGGATCTCAGTTTGGTGGCATGCTGGCTATGTTTGGCGGCGCAGAGGCACTTCAGCCGATGAAACAACCTTTTGTCGAGAAAATGCAAGCATCCTTAGTTGAACTAAGTCAAAGCGACTCGGTAAAAGAAGCCCTGAAAGAACAGTTTGAATCGCCCGCGATGATGGAAGAAATCAAGCTAAACATTGAAAGCATTATCGATCAACGACTCAGCGAACTGACCCCTGCATTAGTGAAAGAAATGGTGCAGAAAATGATTAAAGAACACTTAGGTTGGCTTGTCGTCTGGGGCGGTGTATTTGGCGGTTTAATTGGTGTTCTGACGACCTTAATCAGTAGCTAA
- a CDS encoding arginine deiminase-related protein — translation MLLHESVPQFANGNEESTQSALRHTANCVVMVPPKEFRFNEETARDNEFQNQVSLSQKEVSQKTMAEFAAMVATLRQEGVQVVEFDYPLSDVATPDAVFPNNWFSTTCDGTLYTFPMACENRQKEVRPDALVAALAQAGREVHQQASLTEYVHDEAYLESTGVMIFDHFNKTVYAALSQRCDRLVLEDYASRIGYDRVISFQTRLPSGLPIYHTNVMMAVGEQFCVICDEVIPEFERRFVLKSLAKDKQVLSISVEQMNQFCGNILQLETVNGDKVIAMSQSAYHAFSPAQINQLATHGKLLPFDVSTIESIGGGSVRCMLGEVFLPNRASRL, via the coding sequence ATGCTATTACACGAATCAGTACCCCAATTTGCTAATGGGAATGAAGAAAGCACACAAAGTGCTCTGCGCCATACCGCAAACTGCGTAGTGATGGTGCCACCTAAAGAATTTCGATTTAACGAAGAAACCGCGCGAGATAATGAGTTTCAAAATCAGGTGTCACTCAGCCAGAAAGAAGTGTCACAAAAAACGATGGCTGAATTTGCTGCAATGGTAGCAACGTTGCGTCAGGAAGGTGTTCAGGTTGTGGAGTTTGATTATCCTCTGTCCGATGTTGCGACACCTGATGCGGTATTCCCAAATAACTGGTTTAGTACAACCTGTGACGGGACTTTATATACATTCCCTATGGCTTGTGAAAATCGCCAGAAAGAAGTTCGTCCTGACGCTTTGGTTGCTGCTCTAGCGCAAGCGGGTCGAGAAGTGCACCAGCAAGCCAGCTTAACGGAATACGTTCATGATGAAGCGTATTTGGAAAGTACTGGCGTGATGATTTTTGATCATTTTAACAAAACTGTGTATGCGGCACTTTCTCAGCGCTGTGACCGCTTAGTTTTGGAAGATTATGCAAGTCGTATTGGCTACGATCGTGTGATTTCATTCCAAACACGTTTGCCTTCTGGCTTGCCGATCTACCACACCAATGTGATGATGGCGGTGGGGGAACAGTTTTGTGTAATCTGTGATGAAGTGATCCCAGAGTTTGAGCGACGCTTCGTATTGAAATCACTGGCTAAAGACAAACAAGTGCTCTCAATTTCGGTTGAGCAGATGAATCAGTTTTGCGGCAACATCCTTCAACTGGAAACCGTGAACGGTGACAAAGTGATTGCGATGTCTCAATCGGCATACCATGCATTTTCGCCAGCGCAAATAAACCAGTTGGCGACGCACGGTAAATTACTGCCGTTTGATGTGTCTACTATAGAATCTATCGGCGGTGGTTCGGTTCGCTGTATGTTGGGTGAAGTTTTCTTGCCAAACCGAGCATCTAGACTGTAA
- a CDS encoding TonB-dependent receptor has product MYAPPFKLTPIALLIGTAAAFTSVAYAEERTTAENTDTAEVLSVWGTSIGDSTSLLSDDISMKQADHLSDLLRDQAGVDVGGTHSLNQSINIRGVSELDLDITIDGASQANNVFHHVGNLLINPDIIKAVDIQVGTNSVLNSGLGGGVAFETKDAKDLLRAGEEAGFRVNGGYASNDYYQYSGTGYAQLTDTVDALAYYSVIDRNNPEDGDGEKQVGEEGKTENYFVKFGWDANDINRLELSYDYYKDAGDYTLKSNMGNSYDHSNFIRPIEYTRETIALVHELALSNTDVRSNVYFNEMNYQNKNPSTSDVGEGNTQVYGAKVLAETMLETAGIEHTARYGAEGTMQEAKKVTNGTTVSDSKETADSFALYVEDEIALTDAWFVTPGARYNHYKVDMAASDKTFKDFTFALSTQYALTENWTLRAAATELFKGPGLTGSYISSGSSYNSDLKAETGVNYEAAIAYESRHVLGLDTLGFSFTAFETHIDDYIDDTMTAKAATYSNEGDVEIQGFESVFNVRKGDVSGRVTYSHSDSEFVNVNSSSSYVVGQSLDDEVGDSISLNIGYDIADVGVSVNWTSQWALDLSKDVEEDSAKDGYDVHDINVRWVPNTLQDLSITAAVENMFNEHYSSHASHDFGRTDYEPGRNFKLSAAYQF; this is encoded by the coding sequence ATGTACGCTCCCCCATTTAAATTAACCCCTATCGCTTTGCTTATTGGCACAGCCGCCGCCTTTACTTCTGTCGCCTATGCGGAAGAGCGAACCACAGCAGAGAACACCGATACCGCAGAGGTTCTCAGCGTGTGGGGTACCTCCATCGGCGACTCAACCTCACTACTCAGTGATGATATCTCTATGAAACAAGCCGACCACTTAAGTGACCTCCTGCGTGATCAGGCCGGTGTTGACGTGGGCGGTACCCATTCGCTGAACCAAAGCATCAACATTCGTGGTGTTAGTGAATTGGATCTTGATATCACGATTGATGGTGCAAGCCAGGCAAACAATGTCTTCCACCATGTTGGCAATCTGCTGATCAACCCGGACATCATCAAAGCTGTAGATATACAAGTGGGTACAAACTCTGTACTAAATAGTGGTCTAGGCGGCGGTGTTGCTTTTGAGACCAAAGACGCAAAAGATTTGCTTCGCGCTGGTGAAGAAGCTGGTTTCCGAGTAAATGGTGGCTATGCCTCGAATGATTATTACCAGTACTCAGGCACAGGCTACGCACAACTGACAGACACCGTTGATGCACTTGCCTACTACAGCGTTATCGACCGTAACAATCCAGAAGATGGTGATGGTGAGAAACAAGTCGGCGAAGAAGGTAAAACTGAAAACTACTTTGTGAAGTTTGGCTGGGATGCCAACGACATCAACCGTCTGGAACTTAGCTACGATTACTATAAAGATGCGGGTGATTACACGTTAAAATCCAATATGGGTAACTCCTACGATCACTCAAACTTCATCAGACCGATTGAATACACACGTGAAACCATCGCTCTGGTTCATGAGCTAGCGCTGAGCAACACCGATGTTCGCTCAAACGTATACTTCAATGAAATGAATTACCAGAATAAAAACCCAAGCACAAGTGATGTTGGTGAAGGTAATACTCAAGTTTATGGCGCTAAAGTTCTGGCTGAGACCATGCTAGAAACGGCGGGCATTGAGCACACAGCAAGATATGGTGCAGAAGGCACAATGCAAGAAGCCAAAAAAGTGACTAACGGTACTACTGTTTCTGACAGTAAAGAAACCGCGGACTCATTTGCACTTTATGTTGAAGATGAGATCGCGTTGACTGATGCATGGTTTGTCACACCGGGAGCCCGCTATAACCATTACAAAGTCGATATGGCAGCATCAGACAAAACGTTTAAAGACTTCACGTTTGCCCTGTCGACACAATATGCACTGACTGAAAACTGGACTTTGCGCGCAGCAGCAACAGAACTGTTTAAAGGTCCAGGCTTAACTGGTTCTTATATTTCATCCGGTTCTAGCTACAACTCTGATTTAAAAGCGGAAACGGGTGTGAACTACGAAGCCGCCATTGCCTACGAATCACGACACGTGTTGGGACTCGATACTCTGGGTTTCTCTTTCACCGCATTTGAAACTCACATTGACGACTACATCGACGATACAATGACAGCAAAAGCGGCGACTTACAGCAACGAAGGTGATGTTGAAATCCAAGGTTTCGAATCTGTTTTCAACGTGCGTAAGGGTGACGTGAGCGGCCGTGTGACTTACTCTCACTCTGACTCAGAGTTCGTAAACGTGAATAGCAGCAGTAGCTACGTTGTTGGCCAGTCTCTGGATGACGAAGTCGGTGATAGCATCTCATTAAACATTGGATATGACATCGCTGATGTGGGTGTGTCTGTAAACTGGACAAGCCAATGGGCACTGGACTTAAGCAAAGACGTCGAAGAAGACTCAGCGAAAGACGGCTACGATGTACACGATATCAACGTTCGATGGGTTCCAAATACGTTGCAAGACCTAAGCATTACTGCTGCGGTTGAGAACATGTTCAATGAACACTATTCATCTCATGCTTCTCATGATTTTGGTCGTACGGACTACGAGCCAGGACGTAACTTCAAGCTTTCAGCGGCTTACCAGTTCTAA
- the ahpF gene encoding alkyl hydroperoxide reductase subunit F, whose amino-acid sequence MLDQAIQQQLKQYLANVKEDVRLVVSLDESKAANDILSLANQIAEMSEHISVVRDDAASDRKPVMTVTNPTKGTALRFAGLPMGHEFTSLVLALLHSGGHPIKLEPEVIEQIAALDKDLDVEIFISLSCQNCPDVVQAFNMMAAINPKVKATMIDGALFQNEVKQRDIMAVPSVFVNGELFGQGRMSLTEILNKVDDSASEKAVKALGEKEPYDVLVVGGGPGGSAAALYAARKGIRTGVVAKRFGGQVMDTMAIENFVSVKRTEGPKLAADLGEHLKEYDVDVVTEQQANKLMGAAHTEDGLIHIQLESGATLKSQSVILSPGARWREMNVPGEQEYRNKGVAYCPHCDGPLFKGKKTAVIGGGNSGIEAAIDLAGIVEHVTVLEFADVLRADQVLINKANSLPNVDIITMAQTTEVVGDGKRVTGLKYKDRNTDAIKELELSGIFVQIGLVPNTEWLKDSDVNLSPRGEIEVGSHGETSLEGVFAAGDATTVPYKQIIIAMGEGAKASLGAFDYLIRKQG is encoded by the coding sequence ATGTTAGACCAAGCGATCCAACAACAACTCAAACAATATCTGGCTAATGTAAAAGAAGACGTACGTCTAGTGGTTAGCCTAGATGAAAGCAAAGCGGCAAACGATATTTTGTCTCTAGCCAATCAAATTGCGGAAATGAGCGAGCATATTTCTGTGGTTCGTGACGACGCTGCAAGTGACCGTAAACCAGTGATGACGGTAACCAACCCAACTAAAGGAACAGCACTTCGTTTTGCTGGCCTGCCTATGGGTCATGAATTTACGTCATTAGTCCTTGCTCTGCTTCATTCTGGCGGCCATCCAATTAAGCTAGAGCCAGAAGTGATTGAACAAATCGCTGCGCTAGACAAGGATCTCGATGTAGAAATCTTTATTTCTCTATCTTGCCAGAACTGCCCTGATGTTGTTCAGGCGTTCAACATGATGGCTGCGATTAACCCGAAAGTGAAAGCAACCATGATCGATGGTGCCTTGTTCCAAAACGAAGTGAAGCAGCGCGATATCATGGCAGTACCAAGCGTATTTGTTAACGGTGAGCTCTTCGGCCAAGGCCGCATGTCTCTGACAGAAATCCTTAACAAAGTCGACGACAGCGCGAGCGAGAAAGCGGTAAAAGCGCTGGGTGAAAAAGAACCGTACGACGTACTCGTTGTAGGTGGTGGTCCTGGTGGTAGTGCAGCGGCACTTTACGCAGCACGCAAAGGCATCCGCACTGGTGTGGTGGCTAAACGTTTTGGTGGTCAGGTTATGGATACCATGGCGATCGAAAACTTTGTATCGGTTAAGCGTACCGAAGGTCCGAAGCTGGCGGCTGATCTTGGCGAGCACTTGAAAGAGTACGATGTTGACGTTGTCACAGAGCAACAAGCTAACAAGCTAATGGGCGCAGCACATACTGAAGATGGTCTCATCCACATTCAGTTAGAAAGTGGCGCAACGCTTAAGAGTCAGAGTGTTATTCTGAGTCCAGGCGCTCGCTGGCGTGAAATGAATGTCCCTGGTGAGCAAGAGTACCGTAATAAAGGTGTAGCATACTGCCCTCACTGTGACGGCCCGCTATTCAAAGGTAAAAAGACGGCCGTTATCGGCGGTGGTAACTCAGGCATCGAAGCGGCCATTGACCTTGCTGGTATCGTGGAACATGTAACGGTTCTTGAATTTGCGGATGTTTTACGTGCTGACCAAGTACTGATCAACAAAGCAAACTCACTACCAAACGTCGACATCATTACCATGGCACAAACAACTGAGGTAGTTGGTGATGGCAAACGCGTAACTGGCCTTAAATACAAAGACCGTAACACAGATGCAATCAAAGAACTGGAGCTATCAGGTATCTTCGTCCAAATCGGTCTGGTTCCAAACACTGAGTGGCTGAAAGATTCAGATGTGAACTTATCTCCACGTGGTGAGATCGAAGTTGGTAGTCATGGTGAAACTAGCTTAGAAGGTGTATTCGCTGCGGGTGACGCAACAACCGTACCTTACAAACAGATCATCATCGCGATGGGTGAAGGGGCAAAAGCAAGCTTAGGTGCGTTTGACTACCTAATTCGCAAACAAGGTTAA
- the ahpC gene encoding alkyl hydroperoxide reductase subunit C, with the protein MINTKIKPFTATAFKEGEFVQVTEQDVLGKWAVFFFYPADFTFVCPTELGDLADHYAELQSRGVEVYSVSTDTHFTHKAWHDSSETIGKINYYMLGDQTGNITNNFGVMREGQGLADRATFLIDPEGTIQAMEITAEGIGRDAEDLLRKVKAAQYVAAHPGEVCPAKWKEGEETLAPSLDLVGKI; encoded by the coding sequence ATGATCAATACTAAAATCAAACCATTTACAGCTACAGCGTTTAAAGAAGGCGAATTCGTACAAGTAACAGAGCAGGATGTTCTAGGTAAGTGGGCGGTATTCTTCTTCTACCCAGCTGACTTTACGTTCGTTTGTCCGACCGAGCTAGGTGACTTAGCAGACCACTACGCAGAACTACAAAGCCGTGGCGTTGAAGTTTACTCAGTATCAACTGACACTCACTTCACTCACAAAGCATGGCACGACAGTTCTGAGACTATCGGCAAAATCAACTACTACATGCTTGGCGACCAAACTGGCAACATCACAAACAACTTCGGTGTGATGCGTGAGGGTCAAGGCCTTGCAGACCGTGCGACATTCCTAATCGACCCAGAAGGTACTATCCAGGCGATGGAAATCACTGCAGAAGGCATCGGTCGTGACGCAGAAGACCTACTACGCAAAGTGAAAGCGGCTCAGTACGTCGCGGCACACCCAGGCGAAGTTTGTCCAGCCAAATGGAAGGAAGGCGAAGAAACACTAGCACCGTCTCTAGACCTAGTAGGCAAAATCTAA
- a CDS encoding lipocalin-like domain-containing protein — protein MNHIVKHVALALGCLSLIGCEESQQQNVGALLGGSEAPAETESFTPVVKGVEITFPADHQAHLDFRHEWWYLTANLTDERGNPLGVQWTQFRFASVPQKHEPAEKKAVWQSHQIYMAHSAITTKDKHYADEMWSRDHSELAGVDTSPFRVYLDDWQWRSSTSDLFPATLKTHSKQFGYSLTLNSNAPYQKQGEQGYSTKSADGQAASHYYSQPFIEVQGEITIDGETHQVSGKGWIDREWSSQYLLASQQGWDWFALRLSEETSLVVFQLRDLKTGLASYSHAKLMQKDGSGTAIPQNDIRLKATKQTTIQGRDYPTEWQLAIPTQQVEITISALNPKAQMPLSVTYWEGPVIINGSHSGTGYMELTGY, from the coding sequence ATGAATCACATCGTAAAACATGTCGCGCTAGCTCTTGGTTGCTTGTCTCTTATCGGCTGTGAAGAATCCCAGCAACAAAATGTAGGCGCGTTATTAGGAGGAAGTGAAGCACCAGCCGAAACCGAGTCGTTCACTCCCGTGGTAAAAGGCGTGGAGATCACCTTCCCTGCCGATCATCAAGCGCATCTCGATTTTCGTCATGAATGGTGGTACTTAACGGCAAACTTAACCGACGAAAGGGGCAATCCACTCGGTGTGCAATGGACGCAATTTCGTTTCGCTTCGGTACCACAGAAACACGAACCAGCAGAAAAAAAAGCGGTATGGCAAAGCCATCAAATTTACATGGCGCACAGTGCTATTACGACCAAAGACAAACATTACGCCGATGAAATGTGGTCACGGGATCACAGCGAGCTAGCTGGAGTGGATACCTCACCATTTCGTGTTTATCTCGATGATTGGCAGTGGAGATCATCAACCAGTGACTTGTTTCCTGCAACATTAAAGACCCATTCCAAGCAATTTGGTTACTCACTCACACTAAACAGCAACGCGCCCTATCAAAAACAAGGCGAGCAAGGATACAGCACCAAAAGTGCCGACGGTCAGGCCGCATCGCATTACTACAGTCAGCCCTTTATTGAAGTACAAGGAGAAATCACCATTGATGGTGAAACTCACCAAGTCTCAGGTAAAGGTTGGATCGACAGAGAGTGGAGCTCACAGTACTTGCTCGCATCACAGCAAGGTTGGGATTGGTTTGCGCTAAGGCTGTCTGAAGAAACAAGCTTGGTCGTGTTCCAGCTTCGCGATTTAAAAACAGGACTGGCCAGTTACTCGCACGCAAAACTGATGCAGAAAGATGGCAGCGGAACGGCGATTCCACAAAACGACATCCGCCTAAAAGCGACCAAACAAACGACCATTCAAGGGCGCGATTATCCGACCGAGTGGCAGCTTGCGATCCCCACTCAGCAAGTTGAAATCACTATTTCGGCACTCAATCCAAAAGCACAAATGCCGCTGTCTGTAACCTATTGGGAAGGTCCGGTGATCATTAACGGGTCTCATTCAGGAACAGGCTATATGGAGCTGACAGGATATTGA
- a CDS encoding FtsX-like permease family protein, which yields MKQTRFIHTKLALHLFAAHYRQAPLQAAAILIGIVLAVTLFVAVQAINLNAKRSYAESTEQLSAQAQNLIVPPAGQRYLPESLYFSLRQQGLSDSLPVIEGRVRDEQGRRWSVQGSELIAAITSGTRHSSDSSNEHHVSLFDNALPLPQLLAGEPIVMMSQSQHQNLGNVNVIILDDVKTNVVVLPDEWQLGSRMLMDIGFAQQLLNKSGQLSYIAVFGTESNDITKWQSIVGEQGQWVANSQSTDLGSLTDSFHLNLTAMSLLAFLVGLFITYNGVKYSLLKRNRLLVQIQQAGVEPKIVFAALLVELMILVAFGASLGFVLGMQLSHWLLPTVALTLEQLYGATLLPGTWQWQWWAQALLLTLAATLLACWQHFKQRVHQPLSSHGGLYQAPETSNQNKLFLIGIVLTVLSVAGLWLSEHHRFTMAWLGLLVVSIPLYLPKTLSVLANWSEQRTTSGLVQYLFAELRELISPLSLAMMALLLAVTANIGMNNLVGSFESTLKQWLEQRLHADIYVSPSQGEIAKVEHALEQFDNVEKVYKQYYVDDSLHGLPIRLGTKDKDTLEQTMVFKSRVAEFWPRFYQGEVAAISEPTAVKLGLPLGSKLKLDALQDKTLIVGAIFYDYGAPNGEVLLAPTLWQESGFTDLPISLGIKVSGDKKTMYEQLQKEFSLHSSQLYDQAKIKSVALDIFSQTFAITRALNGVTLLVAVIGLFSACFMLLDARKAAIARLYALGVSRQKLMVMVVGQIVALVSFTLVIALPLGALVGYLLTDIVTLRAFGWSLNYLWSWSDAFSICVITILAAVIATLIPLWRLVSKPVVSSLQSEVL from the coding sequence ATGAAGCAAACTAGGTTCATACACACCAAGCTCGCACTTCATCTGTTTGCCGCTCACTATCGGCAGGCGCCACTGCAAGCGGCCGCTATTCTGATTGGTATCGTGCTAGCCGTGACGTTATTTGTCGCCGTGCAAGCCATCAATCTCAACGCCAAGCGCAGCTATGCAGAATCCACTGAGCAGTTGAGTGCTCAAGCACAAAACTTGATTGTTCCACCAGCGGGTCAACGATATTTGCCCGAATCACTCTACTTCTCACTACGGCAGCAGGGATTAAGTGACTCATTGCCTGTGATTGAAGGTCGAGTCAGGGATGAACAAGGCCGTCGGTGGTCAGTACAAGGAAGTGAACTCATTGCGGCGATCACCTCTGGAACACGTCATTCCTCCGACTCTAGTAACGAACACCATGTTTCCCTATTTGATAACGCATTGCCACTGCCTCAGCTGTTGGCGGGCGAACCCATTGTGATGATGAGTCAATCCCAACACCAAAACCTAGGTAACGTGAATGTCATAATTCTGGATGACGTCAAAACCAACGTGGTTGTGCTGCCGGATGAGTGGCAATTGGGAAGCCGGATGTTGATGGATATTGGCTTCGCCCAGCAGTTACTCAACAAATCAGGACAACTGAGCTATATCGCCGTTTTCGGTACTGAAAGCAATGATATTACCAAATGGCAAAGCATAGTCGGAGAACAAGGACAATGGGTTGCCAACAGCCAAAGCACCGATCTTGGCTCGCTAACGGACAGCTTCCACCTTAACCTTACTGCGATGAGTTTGTTGGCGTTTCTAGTCGGCCTGTTTATCACGTATAACGGCGTGAAATACAGCTTACTCAAACGTAATCGCCTGCTAGTGCAAATCCAGCAAGCTGGTGTTGAACCGAAAATCGTATTCGCTGCGCTGTTAGTTGAGTTGATGATTTTGGTGGCGTTCGGCGCGTCGCTTGGCTTTGTCCTCGGTATGCAATTGAGCCATTGGTTACTTCCAACGGTTGCACTTACGCTTGAGCAACTTTATGGTGCCACTCTACTCCCCGGCACTTGGCAGTGGCAATGGTGGGCTCAGGCGCTGTTGCTGACTTTAGCTGCGACTTTGCTCGCGTGTTGGCAGCACTTTAAACAGCGAGTCCATCAGCCACTCTCTTCTCATGGTGGCCTTTATCAAGCACCAGAAACGTCCAACCAGAATAAGCTGTTCCTTATCGGCATAGTGCTTACCGTGCTATCAGTGGCGGGGTTATGGCTAAGTGAACATCATCGCTTCACCATGGCATGGCTTGGTTTGTTGGTGGTTTCAATCCCTCTGTATTTACCGAAAACGCTCAGCGTATTAGCGAATTGGAGCGAACAACGAACTACATCTGGCTTGGTACAATATCTGTTTGCTGAACTGCGTGAGCTGATTTCTCCGCTATCCCTTGCCATGATGGCGTTGCTACTCGCCGTGACCGCTAATATCGGCATGAACAACTTGGTCGGCAGCTTTGAATCCACTTTAAAGCAATGGCTCGAACAAAGGCTACATGCGGATATTTACGTCAGTCCATCACAGGGTGAAATTGCGAAGGTTGAGCATGCGCTGGAACAGTTCGACAACGTTGAGAAGGTCTATAAGCAGTACTATGTCGATGATAGCTTGCACGGCTTACCTATCCGGCTTGGAACCAAAGACAAAGACACCTTAGAGCAAACCATGGTGTTTAAGTCTCGTGTTGCTGAGTTCTGGCCGCGCTTCTACCAGGGAGAGGTGGCTGCGATCAGCGAGCCAACCGCCGTAAAACTTGGTTTACCCCTGGGTAGTAAACTGAAGCTCGACGCGTTGCAAGACAAGACGCTGATCGTCGGAGCCATTTTCTATGATTACGGCGCACCCAATGGTGAAGTCTTACTCGCGCCGACATTGTGGCAAGAGAGCGGTTTTACTGACTTACCGATTAGTCTTGGTATCAAAGTCTCCGGCGACAAAAAAACCATGTATGAACAATTACAAAAGGAGTTCAGCCTGCATTCAAGTCAGCTCTACGATCAGGCGAAAATTAAATCGGTCGCATTAGATATCTTCTCGCAAACTTTTGCCATCACACGTGCGCTCAATGGCGTAACCTTATTAGTGGCAGTAATTGGTTTGTTCAGCGCTTGCTTTATGTTGCTTGATGCGCGCAAAGCCGCCATTGCACGCTTGTATGCGCTTGGCGTGAGTCGTCAAAAATTGATGGTTATGGTGGTTGGACAAATTGTCGCTTTGGTCAGCTTCACCCTAGTCATCGCTTTGCCACTTGGCGCGCTGGTCGGCTATTTACTCACTGACATCGTCACCTTGCGCGCTTTCGGCTGGAGCCTGAACTACCTATGGAGTTGGAGTGATGCATTCAGTATCTGTGTTATCACCATTTTAGCCGCGGTGATTGCGACTTTAATCCCGCTGTGGCGCTTAGTGAGTAAACCTGTGGTATCCAGCTTACAAAGTGAGGTACTGTGA
- a CDS encoding ABC transporter ATP-binding protein: MESPLVTLKSANKNFVDGKETHRVLQDVDFSLTNGASVALTGASGSGKSTLLNIIAGFEPLSAGELWLNGENTAAWKDPQWSRFRYQKLGVVFQQFNLLTPLNVKQNIAFPLHMNQLKWNEWCDYLVESLGISELLDRHVSLLSGGQQQRVAIARALAHKPKLLLADEPTGNLDQKAGLEVMKLLSEITNQGENAVILVTHSPECAGFMQTKLHLKNGHLAVEQQNHKPRYEAN; encoded by the coding sequence ATGGAAAGCCCACTTGTCACACTCAAAAGTGCCAATAAAAACTTTGTTGATGGCAAAGAGACACATCGTGTGCTGCAAGATGTCGACTTCAGTTTGACAAACGGCGCAAGCGTGGCATTAACGGGGGCCAGTGGCAGCGGTAAAAGTACCTTACTCAATATCATTGCGGGCTTTGAACCTCTATCAGCTGGTGAATTGTGGCTGAATGGAGAAAACACCGCCGCTTGGAAAGACCCACAATGGAGCCGTTTTCGATACCAAAAACTTGGCGTCGTCTTCCAACAGTTCAACCTGTTAACCCCACTTAACGTCAAACAAAACATTGCCTTCCCACTGCATATGAACCAACTAAAATGGAATGAATGGTGTGACTATTTGGTGGAATCTTTAGGCATCAGTGAACTACTCGACAGGCATGTCTCTTTACTTTCTGGTGGTCAACAGCAGCGTGTCGCGATAGCCCGAGCGTTAGCCCACAAACCTAAACTTTTACTTGCTGACGAGCCTACCGGTAATCTCGATCAAAAAGCCGGCTTAGAGGTCATGAAGCTGCTGAGTGAAATTACTAATCAAGGTGAAAACGCAGTGATATTAGTGACTCACAGCCCTGAATGTGCTGGCTTTATGCAGACTAAGTTACACTTGAAGAATGGTCACCTTGCCGTTGAGCAACAAAACCACAAGCCACGCTATGAAGCAAACTAG
- a CDS encoding DUF3297 family protein, producing MNDTTKPALPDRLAGNPRSPFFVKECFDHQIGIRFNGKERTDVEEYCVSEGWVKIASPKAKDRFGNPMLIKLKGEVEAYYV from the coding sequence ATGAACGACACTACTAAACCAGCTCTACCAGATCGCCTTGCCGGCAACCCACGTAGCCCATTCTTTGTCAAAGAGTGCTTTGATCACCAAATCGGTATCCGTTTTAACGGCAAAGAGCGTACTGACGTCGAAGAGTACTGCGTGAGCGAAGGCTGGGTAAAAATCGCGTCTCCAAAAGCGAAAGACCGTTTCGGTAACCCAATGCTGATCAAACTGAAAGGCGAAGTTGAAGCGTACTACGTGTAA